The following are encoded in a window of Chryseobacterium sp. genomic DNA:
- a CDS encoding four helix bundle protein: protein MKAASSSVTDNIAERFEREDNAEFNQTLYISRGSAWGIRSQL from the coding sequence ATGAAAGCCGCAAGCAGTTCAGTGACGGACAATATTGCTGAAAGATTTGAACGTGAAGACAATGCAGAGTTTAATCAAACACTCTACATCAGCAGAGGTTCAGCCTGGGGAATCAGATCGCAACTTTAG
- a CDS encoding type 1 glutamine amidotransferase, with the protein MKKIRLALLDMNNNHANQGMRNITEIAQTFKQNSDEDVVIEVFDVRYKNEMPRVEDFDIFISSGGPGDPHRQGHAWEQPYADFLTEVWEYNRNSADRKFLFLICHSFQLAAIHFKLGNICKRKSYSFGVMPIHKNDHGEKDFLLKGLPEPFYGVDSRAYQFIEPNLRKMEELDMKIVALEKVRPHIHLERAVMAIRFSDEIFGTQFHPEANPEGMIKSLEIAKNREAMIENYGMEKYLETVDRMNDPDKILLTQTQILPRFLEHAAKEIIRDLTTA; encoded by the coding sequence ATGAAAAAGATAAGACTGGCCCTGCTGGACATGAACAATAACCACGCAAACCAGGGAATGCGGAATATTACGGAGATTGCCCAAACCTTCAAACAAAACTCGGATGAGGACGTGGTAATTGAGGTTTTCGACGTGCGGTACAAAAATGAAATGCCGCGGGTAGAGGATTTTGATATCTTTATCTCCTCCGGCGGTCCCGGAGATCCGCACCGCCAGGGACATGCCTGGGAACAACCCTATGCGGATTTCCTTACCGAAGTGTGGGAATACAATAGAAACAGCGCAGACCGGAAATTCCTTTTCCTGATCTGCCACTCTTTCCAGCTTGCCGCCATTCATTTTAAGCTGGGCAATATCTGTAAGCGTAAATCCTATTCTTTCGGGGTTATGCCTATCCATAAAAATGATCATGGTGAAAAGGATTTCCTGCTGAAAGGACTGCCGGAACCTTTTTATGGAGTGGACAGCCGTGCCTATCAGTTTATAGAACCCAACCTCCGCAAAATGGAGGAACTGGATATGAAAATCGTCGCTCTGGAAAAAGTCAGGCCGCACATCCACCTGGAACGCGCCGTAATGGCCATCCGCTTTTCTGATGAGATTTTCGGAACGCAGTTTCATCCCGAAGCAAATCCTGAAGGTATGATTAAAAGTCTGGAAATTGCCAAAAACCGCGAGGCTATGATTGAAAATTACGGTATGGAAAAGTATTTGGAAACCGTGGACCGCATGAACGATCCCGATAAAATCCTGCTTACACAGACCCAGATCCTGCCCCGCTTTCTGGAACATGCGGCAAAGGAAATCATCCGCGACCTCACTACAGCGTAA
- a CDS encoding RimK family alpha-L-glutamate ligase, whose product MAKKVGILFGMEDTFPWEFINKVNELGNGEVTAEPVMIDKLEQGADYGYAVIIDRISQDVPFYRAYLKNAAICGTYVINNPFWWSADEKFFNNALMSKIGVPLPKTVLLPSSSRPAETSETSFRNMKFPLDWDYIFDYVGFPCYMKPHDGGGWRNVYRCTDREDLWQKLSETGELVMMVQEEIVFDDYYRVYCLGQKYVHILPYEPRNPHHLRYATEHQTQGAQRKKLLKTITDLTLKMNKALGYDFNTVEFAVRDGIPYAIDFCNPAPDADRNSVGEENFAWIVEHAAKLAIEKANEYVPGKTNIAWGNFVKDGLGKK is encoded by the coding sequence ATGGCAAAAAAAGTAGGAATATTATTCGGGATGGAAGACACCTTTCCATGGGAATTCATCAATAAAGTAAACGAACTGGGTAATGGTGAAGTAACCGCCGAACCCGTGATGATAGACAAACTTGAACAGGGCGCCGATTACGGTTATGCCGTGATTATAGACCGGATTTCGCAGGATGTCCCATTTTACCGCGCATACCTGAAGAATGCTGCCATATGCGGGACTTATGTCATCAACAATCCATTCTGGTGGAGTGCCGATGAGAAGTTCTTTAACAATGCGCTTATGTCCAAGATTGGTGTGCCGTTGCCTAAAACTGTGCTGCTGCCTTCAAGCTCCAGGCCGGCGGAAACTTCGGAAACATCTTTCAGGAATATGAAATTCCCGCTGGACTGGGATTACATCTTTGATTATGTGGGTTTCCCCTGCTATATGAAACCGCATGACGGTGGCGGCTGGCGCAACGTGTACCGCTGCACCGACAGGGAGGACCTTTGGCAGAAGCTGAGCGAAACCGGCGAACTTGTAATGATGGTTCAGGAAGAAATCGTATTTGATGATTACTACCGCGTGTACTGCCTGGGGCAGAAATACGTGCACATTCTGCCTTATGAACCCCGCAATCCCCACCATTTGCGCTATGCCACCGAACATCAGACCCAGGGCGCACAGCGCAAAAAACTGCTTAAAACCATTACGGATCTTACCCTGAAAATGAACAAAGCACTGGGCTATGATTTCAACACAGTGGAGTTTGCGGTTCGGGACGGAATTCCCTATGCCATCGACTTCTGCAATCCGGCGCCCGATGCCGACCGCAATTCAGTAGGCGAGGAAAACTTCGCCTGGATCGTAGAACATGCCGCAAAACTGGCCATTGAAAAGGCCAATGAATATGTGCCGGGCAAAACCAATATTGCCTGGGGAAATTTTGTTAAAGATGGGCTTGGTAAAAAATAA
- a CDS encoding acetyl-CoA carboxylase biotin carboxylase subunit family protein, translated as METKTIVCISCYFKGFDFMDELHLLGNKVILITSEHLKDRAWPWHAITESFYMKEESYSVWNLDHLVQGFSHLMRSTKVDAVVALDDYDVEKAALIRENFRIPGMGQTTHRYFRDKLAMRQRALHNNISVPEFTAIFNDDEINGFVAKVAGPWVLKPRSEASATGIKKISDRDHLWETVNSLGEERYLFLLESFKPGDVYHVDSLTYQGKVLFTSASKYLSPPMQVAHDGGVFRSQTLNHTTKDFKELEALNRKLLLGFGLMNGATHSEFIKGKADGKWYFLETSSRVGGAHIPDLVEASTGINIWREWARMEDHLLKNIPYQIQKPTAFASGLLVALTNKRNPEYAEFMCDAVYKFLPIENHIGIVYRSNDDQLVRKCLDETAEKVTSQYLSVIPPKDKPTS; from the coding sequence ATGGAAACAAAAACGATTGTCTGCATTTCCTGTTATTTCAAGGGGTTCGATTTCATGGACGAACTCCATCTGCTGGGCAATAAGGTTATTCTGATTACCTCAGAACATCTGAAAGACAGGGCCTGGCCCTGGCATGCGATTACTGAATCTTTTTACATGAAGGAAGAAAGCTATTCAGTCTGGAATCTGGACCATCTTGTGCAGGGTTTCTCACATCTGATGCGGAGTACAAAAGTGGATGCCGTGGTGGCGTTGGATGATTATGATGTAGAGAAAGCAGCACTTATACGGGAAAATTTCCGCATTCCGGGCATGGGTCAAACCACGCACCGCTATTTCCGCGACAAACTGGCCATGCGGCAGCGCGCTCTGCACAATAATATCAGTGTACCGGAATTCACCGCTATTTTCAATGATGACGAAATAAACGGTTTCGTTGCCAAAGTGGCGGGCCCGTGGGTACTGAAGCCCCGCTCGGAAGCTTCAGCTACCGGAATCAAGAAAATAAGTGACCGTGACCATTTATGGGAAACCGTCAATAGTCTGGGGGAAGAAAGATATTTGTTTCTGCTGGAAAGCTTTAAACCCGGCGATGTCTATCATGTAGATAGCCTTACCTATCAGGGCAAAGTGCTTTTCACATCCGCTTCCAAATACCTCTCGCCACCTATGCAGGTTGCTCATGATGGTGGTGTATTCCGTTCGCAGACACTGAACCACACAACAAAGGACTTTAAAGAACTGGAAGCACTGAACAGAAAACTGCTTTTGGGATTCGGACTTATGAACGGTGCTACACACAGTGAGTTTATAAAAGGTAAAGCAGACGGCAAATGGTACTTTCTGGAAACTTCGTCACGTGTGGGCGGTGCGCACATTCCGGACTTGGTGGAGGCCTCAACAGGCATCAATATCTGGCGTGAATGGGCCCGTATGGAGGATCATCTGCTTAAAAACATACCTTATCAAATTCAGAAACCTACCGCTTTTGCCTCTGGTCTCCTGGTGGCACTTACAAATAAAAGAAATCCGGAGTATGCCGAATTTATGTGCGATGCCGTGTACAAGTTTCTCCCTATTGAAAACCATATCGGAATTGTATACAGGTCCAACGACGACCAACTGGTGAGGAAGTGTCTGGATGAAACCGCTGAGAAAGTGACCAGCCAGTACCTCTCGGTTATACCGCCAAAAGACAAACCGACTTCATAA
- a CDS encoding alpha/beta hydrolase-fold protein — MTSTEHTDYYSHILGMSLKVEVTGHYGYPILMFPTSRGSYTQNHDFKLNESIDFLVSSGKVKLYNIETLDSESLYDKTLSPQDRIYIYDLWVQFMSLEFIPFIQKSHQTARVALAGASFGGYHAANLAFRRPDLVSHLFCLSGAFTIRNFMDGYNSNLVYFNCPREFVPYDEAWKYRHMHIVLSTSDQDICLEQTREMSAILSEKQIDHWYDEQKWISHDWPLWRMVFPTFVGRFFG; from the coding sequence ATGACCAGCACCGAACATACAGATTACTACTCTCATATCCTGGGCATGAGCCTGAAGGTAGAAGTGACAGGACATTATGGTTATCCCATTCTTATGTTTCCCACATCCCGCGGCTCATACACCCAGAATCATGACTTTAAGCTGAATGAAAGCATCGATTTTCTGGTGAGCAGCGGCAAGGTAAAACTCTACAATATTGAAACCCTGGACTCCGAAAGCCTCTATGATAAAACCCTGAGTCCCCAGGACAGGATCTATATCTATGACCTTTGGGTGCAGTTTATGAGCCTCGAATTCATTCCTTTTATCCAAAAGTCACATCAGACCGCAAGGGTGGCGCTGGCAGGTGCGAGTTTTGGCGGCTATCATGCGGCAAACCTGGCCTTCCGGCGTCCGGATCTCGTTTCGCATCTGTTCTGCCTTAGCGGCGCTTTTACCATCCGGAATTTTATGGACGGTTACAACAGTAACCTTGTCTACTTCAACTGTCCGCGTGAGTTTGTACCTTATGATGAAGCCTGGAAATACAGACATATGCACATAGTTTTAAGCACCTCGGACCAGGACATCTGTCTGGAACAGACACGGGAAATGTCCGCTATACTCAGTGAGAAACAGATTGATCACTGGTACGACGAGCAAAAGTGGATTTCGCACGACTGGCCACTTTGGCGTATGGTATTTCCTACGTTTGTGGGAAGGTTTTTTGGATGA
- a CDS encoding carboxylate-amine ligase has protein sequence MHKFTIGVEEEYQIIDAETRDLVSHVSKIIEGGKATLEEHLKHEMHESVVEMETGICNNIQEVKAELTDLRKRLIKVAHENNLRVAGGGTHPFSRWEDNPITKAERYDKIVSDLGDVARSNLIFGLHVHIGIPDREEGIRIQNVMRYFLPHVYALSTNSPFWVGSNTGFKSYRQQVFVKFPRTGIPSYFSCVAEFDAYINLMIKTGTIDNAKKIWWDLRVHPFYPTIEFRICDMPMRIEETVCLAAIMQCLVAKIYKLHQQNMSFRSYRRLLLTENKWRASKEGIHAHLIDFGKETSVPYVDLLKELLEFIDDVADELGCRQEVEYAWEIMKNGTGADRQLKVYEETGCLKAVVDYMIAETEYGITHHNDHQLII, from the coding sequence ATGCATAAATTTACAATTGGCGTCGAAGAGGAATACCAGATCATTGACGCCGAAACCCGCGACCTGGTCTCACACGTATCCAAAATCATTGAGGGCGGAAAAGCCACGCTGGAGGAGCACCTGAAACATGAGATGCACGAAAGCGTGGTGGAAATGGAAACCGGCATCTGCAACAATATCCAGGAAGTCAAGGCCGAACTTACTGATCTCCGCAAACGCCTCATTAAGGTGGCACACGAAAACAATCTGCGTGTAGCCGGCGGCGGCACACATCCCTTTTCACGATGGGAAGACAATCCCATAACCAAAGCAGAACGCTACGACAAGATTGTGAGTGACCTGGGCGATGTGGCCCGCTCCAACCTCATCTTCGGACTGCACGTGCACATCGGCATTCCGGACCGTGAAGAAGGTATCCGCATCCAAAATGTCATGCGTTATTTCCTGCCGCACGTGTACGCCCTTTCCACCAATTCGCCCTTCTGGGTAGGCAGCAACACAGGGTTCAAATCGTACCGCCAACAGGTTTTTGTAAAATTCCCGCGTACCGGGATCCCCAGCTATTTTAGTTGTGTGGCCGAATTTGACGCTTATATTAACCTCATGATCAAGACCGGAACTATAGACAATGCCAAGAAAATCTGGTGGGATTTGCGCGTTCACCCGTTCTACCCTACCATTGAATTCAGGATTTGCGATATGCCGATGCGCATAGAGGAAACCGTTTGTCTGGCTGCCATTATGCAGTGCCTGGTGGCCAAGATTTACAAACTTCACCAGCAGAACATGAGTTTCCGCAGTTACCGGCGGCTGCTGCTTACCGAAAACAAGTGGCGCGCTTCAAAGGAAGGTATCCATGCGCATCTTATTGATTTTGGCAAGGAAACAAGTGTTCCCTATGTGGATTTACTAAAGGAATTACTGGAGTTCATTGACGATGTGGCAGACGAACTTGGTTGCCGGCAGGAAGTGGAATATGCCTGGGAAATTATGAAAAACGGAACCGGCGCCGACCGGCAACTGAAGGTTTATGAGGAAACCGGATGCCTGAAAGCCGTGGTGGATTATATGATTGCCGAAACGGAGTACGGGATTACGCATCACAATGATCATCAATTAATTATATAG